The following are encoded together in the Peromyscus maniculatus bairdii isolate BWxNUB_F1_BW_parent chromosome 22, HU_Pman_BW_mat_3.1, whole genome shotgun sequence genome:
- the LOC102925593 gene encoding 4-galactosyl-N-acetylglucosaminide 3-alpha-L-fucosyltransferase FUT6-like, whose product MNAPRAAKAQWPWRPCLTGLLLQLLLALCFFSYIRVSYDQPGPPAPGSSPEPASTPATPVPRPLLILLWTWPFHKPVALPPCSKMLPGTADCRLTAKRSLYPQADAVIIHHREVSANPRSLLPPQPRPPGQRWVWFSMESPSHCSRLSELDGHFNLTMSYRTDSDIFTPYGWLEPWTDPPVQTQVNLSAKTDLVAWAVSNWNSKSARVLYYLSLQSHLHVDVYGRGHMPLPQRDMMQTLARYKFYLAFENSLHPDYITEKLWRNALEAWAVPVVLGPSRKNYERFLPPDAFIHVDDFQSPKDLAQYLQELDRDSLSYQRYFRWRKTLRPRLWSMSLAFCKACRQLQWDQRYQTVSSVASWFQ is encoded by the coding sequence ATGAATGCGCCCCGAGCAGCCAAGGCACAGTGGCCCTGGCGTCCATGCCTCACCggcctgctgctgcagctgctgttggctctctgcttcttctcctACATCCGAGTGTCCTACGACCAACCCGGCCCCCCAGCTCCTGGTAGCTCCCCAGAACCAGCCTCCACCCCAGCTACCCCTGTCCCCAGGCCCCTCCTCATCTTACTGTGGACATGGCCCTTCCACAAGCCGGTGGCTCTGCCCCCCTGCTCCAAGATGCTCCCAGGCACGGCCGACTGCCGGCTGACCGCCAAACGGAGCCTGTACCCCCAGGCAGATGCCGTCATCATCCACCACCGCGAAGTCAGCGCCAATCCCAGGTCACTGCTGCCACCTCAGCCGAGGCCCCCAGGCCAGCGCTGGGTGTGGTTCAGCATGGAGTCGCCCAGCCACTGTAGCCGGCTGTCAGAGCTGGATGGTCACTTCAACCTCACCATGTCCTATCGCACTGACTCTGACATCTTCACGCCCTATGGCTGGCTGGAGCCGTGGACAGACCCTCCGGTCCAGACCCAGGTCAACCTGTCTGCCAAGACTGACCTGGTGGCCTGGGCTGTGTCCAACTGGAACTCCAAGTCGGCTCGGGTGCTGTACTACCTGAGCCTTCAGAGTCACCTCCATGTGGACGTGTATGGCCGAGGTCACATGCCGCTTCCCCAACGGGACATGATGCAGACACTGGCCAGGTACAAGTTTTACCTGGCATTCGAAAACTCCCTCCATCCAGACTACATCACAGAGAAGCTGTGGAGGAATGCTCTGGAAGCCTGGGCTGTGCCTGTGGTCCTGGGGCCCAGCAGGAAGAACTATGAACGCTTCCTGCCCCCTGACGCCTTCATCCACGTGGATGATTTCCAGAGCCCAAAGGACCTGGCTCAGTACCTGCAGGAGCTAGACAGggatagcctgagctaccagcGTTACTTCCGCTGGAGGAAGACGCTCAGGCCTCGCTTGTGGAGCATGTCCCTTGCCTTCTGCAAGGCATGCAGGCAGCTGCAGTGGGACCAGAGGTACCAGACGGTCTCCAGTGTGGCCTCTTGGTTCCAGTGA